From Halomicrobium salinisoli, the proteins below share one genomic window:
- a CDS encoding hemolysin family protein produces the protein MVDVVFSVGRVIGALFLVVLNGFFVASEFAYVRVRSTAVEGLVDEGAAGAESLQNAVNNLDDYLATTQLGITIASLGLGWIGEPAIADLLEPVLAPLLSESLLHLVSFAVGFGVITFLHVVFGELAPKTIAIARAERMALLVSPFMRMFYYLFIPGIVVFNGTANFFTRLIGIPPASETEETLSEEEILMVLTRSGQKGEVNAAEVEMVERVFQFDDITAREVMVPRPDVVTVPADLPLADLRALIADEKHTRYPVLDAEDDDRVVGFVDAKDVLAAVEEGGSADRTAADLARDVVLVPETATGDELLTAFQEREGQMAVVIDEWGGFEGIATTEDVVEVIVGDLRDQFDVAGGEPTIDRRGDGTYAVDGGVPIAAVNDRLGTTLESDEFGTIGGFVLDELGRAPETGDRIEADGAEVTVEAVDGARVERVLVRPTEDAAGGDELGELGGDEPEDGDGRGE, from the coding sequence ATGGTAGACGTCGTCTTCTCCGTCGGCCGGGTCATCGGCGCCCTGTTCCTCGTCGTGCTCAACGGCTTCTTCGTCGCCTCGGAGTTCGCCTACGTTCGGGTCCGGTCGACGGCCGTGGAGGGGCTCGTCGACGAGGGGGCCGCCGGCGCCGAGTCGCTGCAGAACGCCGTGAACAACCTCGACGACTACCTCGCGACCACCCAGCTGGGCATCACCATCGCCTCGCTGGGCCTGGGCTGGATCGGCGAACCGGCCATCGCGGACCTGCTGGAGCCGGTGCTGGCGCCGCTGCTCTCCGAGAGCCTCCTGCACCTGGTGTCGTTCGCGGTCGGGTTCGGCGTCATCACGTTCCTGCACGTCGTGTTCGGCGAACTCGCCCCGAAGACCATCGCCATCGCGCGGGCCGAGCGGATGGCCCTGCTCGTGTCGCCGTTCATGCGGATGTTCTACTACCTGTTCATCCCCGGCATCGTCGTGTTCAACGGGACGGCGAACTTCTTCACGCGGCTGATCGGCATCCCGCCCGCCTCGGAGACCGAGGAGACCCTCAGCGAGGAGGAGATCCTGATGGTGCTGACCCGCTCGGGCCAGAAGGGCGAGGTCAACGCCGCCGAGGTGGAGATGGTCGAGCGCGTCTTCCAGTTCGACGACATCACCGCCCGAGAGGTGATGGTCCCCCGACCGGACGTCGTGACGGTCCCGGCCGACCTCCCGCTGGCCGACCTGCGAGCGCTGATCGCCGACGAGAAGCACACCCGCTACCCCGTCCTCGACGCCGAGGACGACGACCGCGTCGTCGGCTTCGTCGACGCCAAGGACGTCCTCGCGGCCGTCGAGGAGGGCGGGAGCGCGGACCGGACGGCGGCCGACCTCGCCCGCGACGTCGTCCTCGTGCCCGAGACGGCCACCGGCGACGAACTGCTCACCGCGTTCCAGGAGCGCGAGGGCCAGATGGCCGTCGTGATCGACGAGTGGGGCGGCTTCGAGGGCATCGCCACCACGGAGGACGTCGTCGAGGTGATCGTCGGCGACCTCCGCGACCAGTTCGACGTCGCCGGCGGCGAGCCCACGATCGACCGGCGCGGCGACGGCACCTACGCCGTCGACGGCGGCGTCCCCATCGCGGCCGTCAACGACCGCCTGGGGACGACCCTCGAGAGCGACGAGTTCGGGACGATCGGCGGGTTCGTCCTCGACGAACTCGGCCGGGCGCCGGAGACCGGTGACCGGATCGAGGCCGACGGCGCCGAGGTCACCGTCGAGGCGGTCGACGGCGCCCGCGTCGAGCGCGTGCTCGTCCGCCCCACCGAGGACGCGGCGGGGGGCGACGAACTCGGCGAACTCGGCGGCGACGAACCCGAGGACGGCGACGGCCGCGGCGAATAG
- a CDS encoding translation initiation factor IF-2 subunit beta, with protein sequence MNYDAALDRAFDSLPDQPRDAGDRLSIPDPVGQTDGSFTRLTNLEDIADALAREADHVHSAIQRELGTAGQFDGGEARYNGSFSVSDFEEAVDAYVTEYVTCSECGLPDTRLTREDGVDMLRCEACGAFRPVAKKPAANTQSDSPTLEEGETYELKITDTGREGDGVAEKGKYTIFVEGAREGQVVEAYIDSISGTLAFGRLA encoded by the coding sequence ATGAACTACGACGCTGCGCTCGACAGGGCGTTCGACTCGCTCCCGGACCAGCCCCGCGACGCCGGCGACCGGCTGTCCATCCCCGACCCCGTCGGCCAGACGGACGGCTCGTTCACCCGGCTGACCAACCTCGAGGACATCGCGGACGCGCTGGCCCGCGAGGCCGACCACGTCCACAGCGCCATCCAGCGCGAACTCGGTACCGCCGGCCAGTTCGACGGCGGCGAGGCCCGCTACAACGGTTCCTTCTCCGTCTCCGACTTCGAGGAGGCCGTCGACGCCTACGTCACCGAGTACGTCACCTGCTCCGAGTGCGGCCTGCCGGACACCCGCCTCACCCGAGAGGACGGCGTGGACATGCTCCGCTGCGAGGCCTGCGGGGCCTTCCGCCCCGTCGCCAAGAAGCCCGCCGCGAACACCCAGTCCGACAGCCCGACCCTCGAGGAGGGCGAGACCTACGAGTTGAAGATCACCGACACCGGCCGCGAGGGCGACGGCGTCGCCGAGAAGGGCAAGTACACCATCTTCGTGGAGGGCGCCCGCGAGGGCCAGGTCGTCGAGGCCTACATCGACTCCATCAGCGGGACGCTGGCGTTCGGTCGCCTCGCCTGA
- a CDS encoding sodium:calcium antiporter, translating to MSDLLVALGLAVVATAVIWKGSDYLEQSAERLSAHYGLPAAVHGAVVVAVGSSFPELSSVVISTVVHGEFSLGVGAIVGSAIFNLLVIPALSALFSEELESTRDIVHKDAQFYIISVLVLFIMFALGATYVPGGTNQAAILTPPLAVIPMATYGIYVFLHQQDVSENGPDRASGVNVGREWAVLAVALVLIAVGVEGIVRSALTLGEIFDTPSLLWGLTVIAAATSLPDAFVSVNAAREGSGVTSLTNVLGSNTFNLLVAIPLGVLLGGSTTINFLAAIPTMGFLAFATLVFIVFTRTDLELSDREAYGFLGLYALFLAWMILETTGAIETVRGI from the coding sequence ATGTCCGACCTTCTGGTCGCGCTCGGACTGGCGGTCGTCGCGACGGCGGTCATCTGGAAGGGGAGTGACTACCTGGAGCAGTCGGCCGAGCGCCTCAGCGCGCACTACGGCCTCCCGGCGGCCGTTCACGGGGCCGTCGTCGTCGCCGTCGGGTCGAGCTTCCCCGAGCTGAGTTCCGTCGTCATCAGCACGGTCGTCCACGGGGAGTTCTCGCTGGGCGTCGGGGCCATCGTCGGGAGCGCCATCTTCAACCTGCTGGTGATCCCGGCGCTGTCGGCGCTGTTCAGCGAGGAGCTGGAGTCGACCCGGGACATCGTCCACAAGGACGCGCAGTTCTACATCATCAGCGTCCTCGTGCTGTTCATCATGTTCGCGCTCGGGGCGACGTACGTCCCCGGCGGGACGAACCAGGCGGCGATCCTCACCCCGCCGCTGGCGGTCATCCCGATGGCCACGTACGGCATCTACGTCTTCCTGCACCAGCAGGACGTCAGCGAGAACGGGCCCGATCGGGCCTCCGGCGTCAACGTCGGACGGGAGTGGGCGGTGCTGGCCGTCGCTCTCGTCCTGATCGCCGTGGGCGTCGAGGGCATCGTCCGGTCCGCCCTCACGCTCGGCGAGATCTTCGACACCCCGTCGCTGCTGTGGGGGCTGACCGTCATCGCCGCGGCGACGAGCCTCCCGGACGCCTTCGTCAGCGTCAACGCCGCCCGCGAGGGCTCGGGCGTGACCAGCCTCACGAACGTCCTCGGGAGCAACACGTTCAACCTGCTGGTGGCGATTCCCCTCGGCGTCCTCCTGGGCGGGTCGACGACGATCAACTTCCTCGCCGCCATCCCGACGATGGGATTCCTGGCGTTCGCGACGCTGGTGTTCATCGTCTTCACGCGGACGGACCTCGAACTGTCCGACCGCGAGGCCTACGGCTTCCTGGGACTGTACGCGCTCTTCCTCGCGTGGATGATCCTCGAGACGACCGGCGCCATCGAGACGGTCCGCGGGATCTGA
- a CDS encoding cupredoxin domain-containing protein, with amino-acid sequence MDADTTDLDADEQTSPSTRRAFLTAAAVGGTAIGLGTVPGAGQTEPERIELGGDTPGWVGRAPADIEGETNPTLTLVPGRSYEVVWENVDGQPHNFVVRDGDGEDIVRSEIISEEGATQTVEFEATEAMAEYLCEVHPTTMLGDVSVEEQDTPTPTPDADEEEDTETETETEDDDEDDDDDAEPAFESDLVEEQVGDVASLTLDLGDRDEMRVSIGSEAVNYLTSFTVVDGSDDGEVTIELNTFVAGSGDDPGVSAADEDDEIRDVERELVGIDPSLSSAPYPVEASADGRVVAESLLVLQPRETEGAGAGVAPRRADTTQSEDFAEAVTERRRVAVGDWAVLRVDASGLYATLDEAADLRSDEYGYDLTIEEADVINRSPMGVPLDEIALVTDAENDRFFAAVDSDRFDVDQPYEATFTITDANPYVADGEEESVSASFRTVERTATIDAEEPVSVPTGEVTLSGTTTVAPGTTLTVSATGEGGDEFLKIARPTVEADGAWSASLDFSDVAPGTPVTFEVVGLSDQIEGEVSEE; translated from the coding sequence ATGGACGCAGACACCACCGATCTCGACGCGGACGAACAGACTTCGCCATCGACGCGGCGGGCGTTCCTCACGGCCGCGGCCGTCGGCGGGACGGCGATCGGCCTCGGGACCGTCCCCGGGGCCGGCCAGACCGAGCCGGAGCGGATCGAACTCGGCGGCGACACGCCCGGCTGGGTCGGTCGGGCGCCGGCCGACATCGAGGGCGAGACCAACCCGACGCTGACGCTGGTGCCGGGGCGGAGCTACGAGGTCGTCTGGGAGAACGTCGACGGCCAGCCCCACAACTTCGTCGTCCGCGACGGGGACGGCGAGGACATAGTCAGAAGCGAGATCATCAGCGAGGAGGGCGCGACCCAGACCGTCGAGTTCGAGGCGACCGAGGCGATGGCCGAGTACCTCTGTGAGGTCCACCCGACCACGATGCTCGGGGACGTCTCTGTCGAGGAACAGGACACGCCGACCCCGACGCCGGACGCGGACGAGGAGGAAGACACGGAGACGGAAACCGAGACGGAGGACGACGACGAGGACGACGATGACGACGCCGAGCCGGCCTTCGAGTCCGACCTCGTCGAGGAGCAGGTGGGTGACGTGGCGTCGCTCACGCTGGACCTCGGCGACCGCGACGAGATGCGGGTCTCGATCGGCTCCGAGGCGGTCAACTACCTGACCTCGTTCACCGTCGTCGACGGCAGCGACGACGGCGAGGTGACGATCGAACTGAACACGTTCGTCGCCGGCAGCGGCGACGACCCCGGCGTCAGCGCGGCGGACGAGGACGACGAGATTCGCGACGTCGAGCGAGAGCTCGTCGGGATCGATCCGTCGCTCAGCTCGGCGCCGTACCCGGTCGAGGCGTCCGCTGACGGCCGGGTCGTCGCGGAGTCCCTGCTCGTTCTCCAGCCCCGCGAGACGGAGGGCGCGGGCGCGGGCGTCGCTCCACGGCGGGCGGACACCACCCAGTCCGAGGACTTCGCCGAGGCGGTCACCGAGCGCAGGCGGGTCGCCGTCGGCGACTGGGCGGTCCTGCGGGTCGACGCGTCGGGCCTGTACGCGACGCTCGACGAGGCCGCCGACCTCCGGAGCGACGAGTACGGCTACGACCTGACGATCGAGGAGGCCGACGTGATAAACCGGTCGCCGATGGGGGTCCCGCTGGACGAGATCGCGCTCGTCACGGACGCCGAGAACGACCGGTTCTTCGCGGCCGTCGACAGCGACCGCTTCGACGTCGACCAGCCCTACGAGGCGACGTTCACGATCACCGACGCCAACCCCTACGTGGCCGACGGCGAGGAGGAGAGCGTCTCGGCCTCGTTCAGGACGGTCGAGCGGACGGCGACGATCGACGCCGAGGAACCGGTCTCGGTCCCGACGGGGGAGGTGACCCTCTCGGGGACGACGACGGTCGCACCGGGGACGACGCTGACGGTCTCCGCGACGGGCGAGGGCGGCGACGAGTTCCTGAAGATCGCCCGCCCGACCGTCGAGGCGGACGGCGCGTGGTCGGCGTCGCTGGACTTCTCTGACGTGGCACCGGGGACGCCCGTCACCTTCGAGGTGGTCGGGCTGAGCGATCAGATCGAGGGGGAAGTGAGCGAGGAATAG
- the rnhB gene encoding ribonuclease HII (RNH2; RNase HII; binds manganese; endonuclease which specifically degrades the RNA of RNA-DNA hybrids) has product MFAAAVRADPADLPDGVGDSKGIPAQRRADLEEAIRDVAAAVAVAEVPVARIDDPETDMNALTVAAHGRALAGVARDGLAGTVDAGDTDADRFGRRVADRVDADLALDAAHGADESDPLVGAASIVAKEAREAHVKALREEFGAVGSGYPSDPTTREFLADYVDANGDLPPCARSSWSTCDDVLAAAQQSTLGEF; this is encoded by the coding sequence ATGTTCGCCGCCGCGGTGCGGGCCGACCCCGCCGACCTGCCGGACGGCGTCGGCGACTCGAAGGGCATCCCCGCCCAGCGGCGCGCCGACCTCGAGGAAGCGATCCGAGACGTCGCCGCCGCCGTCGCCGTCGCGGAGGTGCCCGTCGCCCGCATCGACGACCCCGAGACGGACATGAACGCGCTGACCGTCGCCGCCCACGGCCGGGCGCTCGCCGGCGTCGCTCGCGACGGCCTCGCCGGCACCGTCGACGCCGGCGACACCGACGCCGACCGCTTCGGTCGCCGCGTCGCCGACCGCGTCGACGCCGACCTCGCGCTCGACGCCGCCCACGGCGCGGACGAGTCCGACCCGCTCGTCGGCGCCGCCAGCATCGTCGCCAAGGAGGCCCGCGAGGCCCACGTGAAGGCGCTCCGTGAGGAGTTCGGGGCCGTCGGCAGCGGCTATCCCAGCGACCCGACGACGCGCGAGTTCCTGGCGGACTACGTCGACGCCAACGGCGACCTCCCGCCCTGCGCCCGCTCCTCGTGGTCCACCTGCGACGACGTGCTCGCGGCGGCCCAGCAGTCCACTCTCGGGGAGTTCTAG
- a CDS encoding preprotein translocase subunit SecD, translating to MSRIRDNLRITLLVVAVLASLFLLFGPGVGGGTEGGNATAANATATDGPTNLRYGLELSGGTRVQAPLIGWTATGIEYDGANRTAVQADVAGNLEGVGARDVAAVPPSGTSGDTWAVEVRSANVSQSDVRSAVEAAGFSPERVRQGVTSDTRGEVVEVLQNKIDETGIQGGQVRSIYSVSEDRYFVVAEVPNANSSEVRQLLSGTGQVEVQAYHQAENGTFVNRTVATNDDFTSIGVPQRSQAGNPYVSVSVQQGETAQQFQRDMVETGIASSGGSRCGWPGENGPCILIVREGNVVGSFGMQPRLASSMMEGTWASDPGFRLPTNNYSEAQQLSVNLRAGALPTGLAIDQGSISYISPSFGADARINSIIAAIAAVLAVSGVVVARYGDVRVAVPMVATALSEVVLLLGFAAGVGLALDLSHIAGFIAVIGTGVDDLVIIADDILQQGDVQTDRVFQSRFRKALWVIGAAAATTIIAMSPLAILSLQQLRGFAIVTIVGVLLGVLVTRPAYGDILRSLVMGEER from the coding sequence ATGAGCCGGATCCGCGACAACCTCCGGATCACGCTGCTCGTGGTCGCCGTGCTCGCGAGCCTGTTCCTGCTGTTCGGCCCCGGCGTCGGCGGGGGCACCGAGGGCGGCAACGCGACCGCGGCCAACGCGACGGCCACGGACGGCCCGACGAACCTCCGCTACGGGCTGGAGCTCTCCGGCGGGACGCGCGTCCAGGCGCCGCTGATCGGCTGGACCGCGACCGGCATCGAGTACGACGGCGCCAACCGGACCGCCGTCCAGGCCGACGTCGCCGGGAACCTCGAGGGCGTCGGCGCCCGCGACGTCGCGGCGGTCCCGCCCTCGGGCACGTCGGGCGACACCTGGGCCGTCGAGGTCCGCAGCGCCAACGTCTCCCAGTCGGACGTCAGGTCGGCCGTCGAAGCGGCCGGCTTCTCGCCGGAGCGGGTCCGACAGGGCGTCACCAGCGACACGCGCGGCGAGGTCGTCGAGGTCCTCCAGAACAAGATCGACGAGACCGGCATCCAGGGCGGACAGGTGCGGTCGATCTACTCCGTCAGCGAGGACCGCTACTTCGTCGTCGCAGAGGTGCCCAACGCCAACAGCTCCGAGGTCCGCCAGCTGCTCAGCGGCACCGGTCAGGTCGAGGTGCAGGCCTACCACCAGGCCGAGAACGGCACCTTCGTCAACCGGACGGTCGCGACCAACGACGACTTCACGAGCATCGGCGTTCCCCAGCGCAGCCAGGCCGGGAACCCCTACGTCTCCGTGAGCGTCCAGCAGGGCGAGACCGCCCAGCAGTTCCAGCGCGACATGGTCGAGACGGGCATCGCCAGCTCCGGCGGGAGCCGCTGTGGCTGGCCCGGCGAGAACGGTCCCTGCATCCTGATCGTCCGCGAGGGCAACGTCGTCGGGAGCTTCGGTATGCAGCCCCGCCTGGCCAGTTCGATGATGGAGGGCACCTGGGCCAGCGATCCCGGCTTCCGCCTGCCGACGAACAACTACAGCGAGGCCCAGCAGCTGTCCGTGAACCTGCGCGCCGGCGCCCTGCCGACCGGGCTGGCGATCGACCAGGGTTCGATCAGCTACATCTCGCCGAGCTTCGGGGCCGACGCCCGCATCAACTCGATCATCGCCGCCATCGCCGCCGTCCTGGCCGTCTCCGGCGTCGTCGTCGCGCGCTACGGTGACGTCCGTGTCGCCGTCCCGATGGTGGCGACCGCCCTCTCCGAGGTGGTCCTGCTGCTCGGGTTCGCCGCCGGCGTCGGCCTGGCGCTGGACCTGAGCCACATCGCCGGGTTCATCGCCGTCATCGGTACCGGGGTGGACGACCTGGTGATCATCGCCGACGACATCCTCCAACAGGGCGACGTCCAGACCGACCGGGTGTTCCAGAGCCGCTTCCGCAAGGCCCTGTGGGTCATCGGCGCCGCCGCGGCGACCACCATCATCGCCATGAGCCCGCTGGCCATCCTCAGCCTCCAGCAGCTCCGTGGGTTCGCCATCGTCACCATCGTCGGCGTCCTCCTCGGCGTCCTGGTGACTCGCCCCGCCTACGGTGACATCCTCCGCTCGCTCGTTATGGGCGAGGAGCGCTAG
- the secF gene encoding protein translocase subunit SecF — protein MVAFEVPEVDYTRYSNRQLIAVPLAVLGVALLILLAWSLMNPAPVNMGTDFTGGTQLRVAVTDGGGEAAIRSAFDQEISEVQYAQASGEYIVTFGPEADAEAVESAVSSAQNLDNRGLNQISPSFGESVQRTALLGVGVAFLGMSILVFALFRTFVPSIAVVLSAFSDIVIPVALMNVFGIELTLGTVAALLMIIGYSVDSDILLNTHVLRRSGDFYESTYRAMRTGVTMTVTSLCAMAAMAVTAWLFGVQLLTAIGLVLVFGLAADLMNTYMLNVTLLRWYVYEGVNR, from the coding sequence ATGGTTGCATTCGAGGTACCGGAAGTCGATTACACGCGGTACTCGAACCGCCAGCTCATCGCGGTTCCGCTGGCGGTGTTGGGGGTCGCCCTGCTGATCCTCCTCGCCTGGTCGCTGATGAACCCGGCGCCGGTGAACATGGGGACGGACTTCACGGGCGGGACCCAGTTGCGCGTGGCCGTCACCGACGGTGGCGGCGAAGCGGCGATTCGCTCCGCCTTCGATCAGGAGATCTCCGAGGTCCAGTACGCCCAGGCCAGCGGCGAGTACATCGTCACGTTCGGGCCGGAGGCCGACGCGGAGGCGGTCGAGAGCGCCGTCTCCTCCGCACAGAACCTGGACAACCGCGGGCTCAACCAGATCAGCCCGAGCTTCGGCGAGAGCGTCCAGCGGACCGCCCTGCTGGGCGTCGGGGTCGCCTTCCTGGGGATGAGCATCCTCGTGTTCGCGCTGTTCCGGACGTTCGTGCCCTCCATCGCCGTCGTCCTGTCGGCCTTCTCCGACATCGTGATCCCGGTCGCGCTGATGAACGTCTTCGGGATCGAGCTGACGCTCGGTACCGTCGCCGCGCTGTTGATGATCATCGGTTACAGCGTCGACTCCGACATCCTGCTGAACACGCACGTCCTGCGGCGCTCGGGCGACTTCTACGAGTCGACCTACCGGGCGATGCGCACCGGCGTCACGATGACGGTCACGTCGCTGTGCGCCATGGCCGCGATGGCGGTCACCGCCTGGCTGTTCGGCGTCCAGCTGCTGACCGCCATCGGGCTCGTGCTCGTGTTCGGGCTGGCGGCTGACCTGATGAACACCTACATGCTGAACGTCACGCTGCTGCGCTGGTACGTCTACGAGGGGGTGAACCGATGA
- a CDS encoding DUF5812 family protein — protein sequence MTTKTGTFLVVAADEETATLRDVEDGQIVTLAENPDLEERMVLEGTVEPEPPLEVAYRVAEVEARRTIPVERSDLEPTAQASDLAAEQDIGEVTRRERAGEGELHVLTVEADRTDSAVADVIEDEETVARAARLGVDRVEIRADDGVVSVRYLPD from the coding sequence ATGACTACGAAGACCGGTACGTTCCTGGTCGTCGCCGCCGACGAGGAGACGGCGACGCTGCGCGACGTCGAGGACGGACAGATCGTGACGCTCGCGGAGAACCCGGACCTGGAGGAGCGGATGGTCCTCGAGGGGACCGTCGAGCCCGAACCGCCTCTGGAGGTGGCCTACCGCGTGGCCGAGGTCGAGGCCCGGCGGACCATCCCCGTCGAGCGCAGCGACCTCGAGCCCACCGCGCAGGCCAGCGATCTCGCGGCCGAGCAGGATATCGGCGAGGTCACGCGCCGCGAGCGGGCCGGCGAGGGCGAGCTCCACGTCCTGACTGTCGAGGCCGACCGGACGGACTCGGCCGTCGCGGACGTGATCGAGGACGAGGAGACCGTGGCGCGGGCGGCGCGGCTCGGCGTGGATCGCGTCGAGATCCGGGCCGACGACGGCGTCGTCAGCGTGCGCTACCTACCTGATTAG
- a CDS encoding glucose-6-phosphate isomerase: MEVDIGNALAEAADPGVDRSALEELDERVAAAHERIERGRADGEFGYAALNLPERTDPDAIREAVAPVADAETVLTVGIGGSALGARTITTALGPDAGANHLVLDNVDPEHVRRVLDDVDLGSAAVNVVSRSGTTAETLANFLVVREAMEEAGVDWSERTVVTTGESGPLAELATERDLPRLAVPEGVPGRFSALSSVGLVPAAILGIDLDGLLAGAREAADGLAPSLFDCPGYAYGATAVALEDRGATINAFMPYSERLEPFAEWFAQLWAESLGKDGRGQTPARALGATDQHSQLQLYRAGRADKLVTFLRPRERPEQRVPDVEHDDLAYLAGTDLGELLDTELRATEASLAEAGRPSVRVEIDALDARELGGLLYGMEAACVLAGELTDVETFTQPAVEWGKAAARDALAGESTERTRALEEKSELRVD; this comes from the coding sequence ATGGAAGTCGACATCGGCAACGCGCTCGCGGAGGCGGCCGATCCGGGCGTCGATCGGTCCGCGCTCGAGGAGCTAGACGAACGCGTCGCGGCGGCCCACGAGCGCATCGAGCGCGGTCGGGCGGACGGCGAGTTCGGCTACGCCGCGCTGAACTTACCCGAGCGGACCGACCCCGACGCGATCCGCGAGGCGGTCGCGCCGGTCGCCGACGCGGAGACGGTGCTGACGGTCGGCATCGGGGGCAGCGCGCTGGGCGCGCGGACGATCACGACCGCGCTCGGTCCCGACGCCGGCGCGAACCACCTCGTGCTGGACAACGTCGACCCGGAGCACGTCCGGCGCGTCCTCGACGACGTCGACCTGGGCTCGGCGGCGGTCAACGTCGTCTCCCGGTCGGGCACCACGGCGGAGACGCTGGCGAACTTCCTCGTCGTGCGCGAGGCGATGGAGGAAGCCGGCGTCGACTGGAGCGAGCGGACGGTCGTCACGACCGGCGAGTCCGGTCCGCTGGCCGAGCTGGCGACCGAGCGGGACCTGCCGCGGCTGGCCGTCCCGGAGGGCGTCCCCGGCCGGTTCTCGGCGCTGTCGTCGGTGGGACTCGTCCCCGCGGCTATCCTCGGAATCGACCTCGACGGGCTGCTGGCCGGGGCCCGTGAGGCCGCCGACGGGCTGGCGCCGTCGCTGTTCGACTGCCCGGGCTACGCCTACGGCGCGACCGCCGTCGCGCTCGAGGACCGCGGCGCGACGATCAACGCCTTCATGCCCTACAGCGAGCGCCTGGAGCCGTTCGCCGAGTGGTTCGCGCAGCTGTGGGCCGAGAGCCTCGGGAAGGACGGCCGCGGCCAGACGCCGGCGCGGGCGCTGGGCGCGACCGACCAGCACTCCCAGCTCCAGCTCTACCGGGCCGGCCGCGCCGACAAGCTCGTCACCTTCCTGCGCCCGCGCGAGCGCCCCGAGCAGCGGGTGCCCGACGTCGAGCACGACGACCTGGCGTACCTCGCCGGGACCGACCTCGGGGAGCTGCTGGACACCGAACTGCGCGCGACGGAGGCCAGCCTCGCCGAGGCGGGCCGCCCGAGCGTCCGGGTGGAGATCGACGCGCTGGACGCCCGCGAACTCGGCGGGCTCCTCTACGGCATGGAGGCCGCCTGCGTTCTGGCCGGCGAGCTGACCGACGTGGAGACGTTCACCCAGCCCGCCGTCGAGTGGGGCAAGGCGGCGGCGCGCGACGCCCTCGCCGGCGAGTCCACCGAGCGGACGCGGGCGCTCGAGGAGAAGAGCGAGCTGCGCGTCGACTGA
- a CDS encoding CPBP family intramembrane glutamic endopeptidase has protein sequence MSSDLYHRADFEVQLESVLFALGVVALAFGFGAGLAIGASVVAGLFGITQESAPTLATVVVTIPQFVGFMLAVVAYVALREDRDLIRWRVPTISDLGWTAVGFAVLIAAAWAASAIAAFFGAESAQNRVITMGQTNPELFLYMIPITILFVAPAEELVFRGAVQGLFRRAWGVVPAVVVTSLVFGVVHVIALSGSGKLLYIGVVAVLGLVLGAVYEHTENLVAPIAIHGAWNAMLFAAQYAMAVYDLPMPQ, from the coding sequence ATGAGTTCGGACCTCTATCATCGCGCCGACTTCGAGGTGCAACTCGAGTCGGTGCTGTTCGCCCTCGGCGTCGTCGCCCTGGCGTTTGGCTTCGGGGCCGGGCTGGCCATCGGTGCCAGCGTCGTCGCCGGCCTGTTCGGGATCACGCAGGAGTCGGCACCGACGCTGGCGACGGTCGTCGTCACCATCCCGCAGTTCGTGGGGTTCATGCTCGCGGTCGTCGCGTACGTCGCCCTCCGCGAGGACCGCGACCTGATCAGGTGGCGCGTGCCGACGATCAGCGACCTCGGCTGGACGGCGGTCGGGTTCGCCGTCCTGATCGCGGCCGCCTGGGCCGCAAGCGCGATCGCGGCCTTCTTCGGCGCAGAGAGCGCCCAGAACCGGGTGATCACGATGGGCCAGACCAACCCGGAGCTGTTCCTCTACATGATCCCCATCACCATCCTCTTCGTGGCCCCGGCCGAGGAACTGGTCTTCCGGGGAGCCGTTCAGGGACTCTTCCGCCGAGCGTGGGGCGTCGTGCCGGCAGTGGTCGTCACGAGCCTCGTGTTCGGCGTCGTCCACGTCATCGCGCTGTCGGGCAGCGGGAAGCTGCTGTACATCGGCGTCGTCGCCGTGCTCGGCCTCGTGCTGGGCGCCGTCTACGAGCACACGGAGAACCTCGTCGCCCCGATCGCTATCCACGGCGCCTGGAACGCGATGCTCTTCGCCGCACAGTACGCCATGGCGGTCTACGACCTCCCGATGCCGCAGTGA
- a CDS encoding ribbon-helix-helix protein, CopG family — MPTRYTVACDDEQARAVERLAHRYGISEEAVVEQLIDLGLESIEERQ; from the coding sequence ATGCCGACCCGGTACACGGTCGCCTGCGACGACGAGCAAGCGCGGGCGGTCGAGCGGCTCGCCCACCGGTACGGAATCAGCGAGGAGGCCGTCGTCGAGCAACTGATCGACCTCGGCCTCGAATCGATCGAGGAGCGGCAGTAA